The Zingiber officinale cultivar Zhangliang chromosome 9A, Zo_v1.1, whole genome shotgun sequence genome window below encodes:
- the LOC122020787 gene encoding CAAX prenyl protease 2-like isoform X1 — MVLSSSSAMDPYVFDPSPAVASAVSVSGGVAVAACASMAFFYVATLYSPTVIFRLPPPASLDSFIIRRFACAAVSSVASVVACGFLLGLGRLDDFSSVLGVFGVRSDHLCQAVFFPLLLTSLLYGGSFVSKTWKLIASRKESSRENSCSGFDMCVLRCMDWITAYARNVMAWRNYVVAPFTEELVFRACMIPLLLCGGFGTSSIIFLTPVFFSLAHLNHFLELYYQRRYRFTKAFLIVGLQLGYTVIFGWFASFLFIRTGNLISPIVAHVFCNVMGLPVLSCPRTKGLATLAAAAGVLCFLWLLFPATSPYLYNDLRDGCSCWHRYCSWS; from the exons ATGGTTCTGTCTTCATCGTCGGCGATGGATCCTTATGTATTCGACCCCTCGCCAGCGGTGGCCTCGGCGGTCTCCGTCTCGGGAGGGGTGGCGGTGGCCGCTTGTGCGTCTATGGCATTCTTCTACGTCGCAACCCTATATTCGCCAACCGTAATCTTTCGCCTCCCTCCTCCGGCGTCGCTCGATAGCTTTATCATTCGACGCTTTGCCTGCGCTGCTGTCTCCTCCGTCGCCTCGGTCGTCGCCTGTGGGTTCCTACTCGGA CTCGGGAGACTCGATGATTTTTCATCCGTTTTGGGTGTTTTTGGTGTCAGGAGCGACCACTTG TGCCAAGctgttttctttcctctccttctGACTTCCCTGCTGTATGGAGGATCGTTTGTATCGAAGACATGGAAGTTGATTGCTTCTCGAAAAGAAAGCAGCAGAGAAAATTCTTGCAGCGGATTTGACATGTGTGTTCTGAGGTGTATGGATTGGATCACTGCTTATGCTCGGAATGTCATGGCTTGGCGTAACTATGTAGTG GCTCCATTTACTGAAGAGCTTGTTTTCAGGGCATGTATGATACCATTGCTTCTTTGTGGAGGGTTTGGAACTTCAAGTATCATTTTTCTGACTCCAGTTTTCTTCAGTTTAG cACATTTGAATCATTTTCTGGAGCTTTATTACCAGAGAAGATATAGATTTACAAAGGCTTTCCTAATCGTAG GTCTTCAGCTTGGCTATACTGTGATTTTTGGATGGTTTGCATCCTTTCTCTTCATTCGAACAG GGAACTTAATATCTCCCATAGTTGCCCATGTATTTTGTAATGTGATGGGCTTGCCAGTGCTGTCATGTCCAAGGACAAAAG GGTTAGCAACTTTAGCAGCTGCAGCTGGTGTGCTTTGTTTCTTATGGCTTCTTTTTCCAGCCACTAGTCCATATTTGTACAATGATTTGAGAGATGGCTGCAGCTGTTGGCATCGTTATTGCAGTTGGAGTTGA
- the LOC122020786 gene encoding probable purple acid phosphatase 20, with amino-acid sequence MASPPSALRVAVLACSLLACALAYRRPQPRGALFVPLADDADRLTPQQVHVSLVGEDRIRITWITEDDGPSVVEYGSQFSLNATGSSDTYSYLLYRSGHIHDVVTGLLSPSTVYDYRLGTNSARNFSLKTPPKSLPFEFAVVGDLGQTEWTGSTLNHLAAADYDVLLLPGDLSYADMEQPLWDSFGRLVEPLASSRPWMVTQGNHEIERIPLLQPKKFVAYEARWRMPYDADPATSSGSNLFYSFDVAGGAIHVIMLGSYADFHTGTPQRSWLAADLARLERRRPQWVVAVIHAPWYNSNDAHREEGEEMRQALEAMLYEARVDVVFAGHVHAYERFERVFNGSSDFCGPVHITIGDGGNREGLATQYRDPQPAISLFREASFGHGRFKVENATHALWTWHRNDDDVAVTADQVWITSLASDPACQRKR; translated from the exons ATGGCGTCGCCTCCTTCCGCCCTGCGCGTCGCCGTCCTCGCTTGCTCCCTCCTCGCCTGTGCTCTCGCCTACCGCCGTCCGCAACCAAGGGGCGCCCTCTTCGTCCCCCTCGCTGACGACGCCGACCGCCTCACTCCCCAGCAG GTCCATGTATCGCTAGTGGGGGAAGACAGAATCAGGATAACATGGATCACCGAGGACGACGGCCCATCGGTGGTGGAATACGGCAGCCAGTTTTCTCTCAATGCCACCGGCTCTTCCGACACCTACTCCTACCTACTTTACCGCTCCGGCCATATTCATGACGTCGTCACCGGCCTACTGAGTCCCAGCACGGTGTACGACTACCGATTGGGCACGAACTCCGCTCGCAACTTTTCGTTGAAGACCCCACCGAAATCCTTGCCCTTCGAGTTCGCCGTCGTCG GGGATTTGGGTCAGACAGAGTGGACGGGCTCGACCCTGAACCATTTGGCTGCGGCGGACTACGACGTGCTGCTGCTCCCCGGCGACCTCTCCTACGCCGACATGGAGCAGCCGTTGTGGGACTCATTCGGTCGGCTGGTGGAGCCGCTGGCGAGCTCCCGGCCGTGGATGGTGACGCAGGGGAACCACGAGATCGAGAGGATCCCCCTCCTCCAACCGAAAAAGTTCGTCGCGTACGAGGCGCGATGGCGCATGCCGTACGACGCCGACCCAGCCACCTCCTCCGGCTCCAACCTCTTCTACTCCTTCGACGTCGCCGGCGGAGCCATCCATGTGATCATGCTCGGCTCCTACGCAGACTTCCACACAGGAACCCCGCAGCGGTCGTGGCTGGCTGCTGACCTCGCTAGGCTTGAGCGGCGGCGGCCGCAGTGGGTGGTGGCGGTGATCCACGCGCCGTGGTACAACTCGAACGACGCGCACCGCGAGGAGGGCGAGGAGATGCGGCAGGCGTTAGAGGCGATGCTGTACGAGGCGCGGGTGGACGTGGTGTTCGCCGGGCACGTGCATGCGTACGAGCGGTTCGAGCGCGTGTTCAATGGCAGCTCCGACTTTTGCGGGCCGGTGCACATCACCATCGGCGACGGCGGGAACAGAGAGGGACTCGCGACCCAGTACCGGGACCCGCAGCCGGCGATCTCGCTGTTCAGGGAGGCCAGCTTCGGGCACGGCCGATTCAAGGTGGAGAACGCAACGCATGCACTGTGGACGTGGCACCGGAACGACGACGACGTGGCGGTGACGGCGGACCAGGTGTGGATCACCAGCTTGGCATCTGATCCGGCTTGTCAAAGGAAACGGTGA
- the LOC122020787 gene encoding CAAX prenyl protease 2-like isoform X2, with protein MVLSSSSAMDPYVFDPSPAVASAVSVSGGVAVAACASMAFFYVATLYSPTVIFRLPPPASLDSFIIRRFACAAVSSVASVVACGFLLGLGRLDDFSSVLGVFGVRSDHLCQAVFFPLLLTSLLYGGSFVSKTWKLIASRKESSRENSCSGFDMCVLRCMDWITAYARNVMAWRNYVVAPFTEELVFRACMIPLLLCGGFGTSSIIFLTPVFFSLAHLNHFLELYYQRRYRFTKAFLIVGLQLGYTVIFGWFASFLFIRTDVIQCPALNYSTVCRELNISHSCPCIL; from the exons ATGGTTCTGTCTTCATCGTCGGCGATGGATCCTTATGTATTCGACCCCTCGCCAGCGGTGGCCTCGGCGGTCTCCGTCTCGGGAGGGGTGGCGGTGGCCGCTTGTGCGTCTATGGCATTCTTCTACGTCGCAACCCTATATTCGCCAACCGTAATCTTTCGCCTCCCTCCTCCGGCGTCGCTCGATAGCTTTATCATTCGACGCTTTGCCTGCGCTGCTGTCTCCTCCGTCGCCTCGGTCGTCGCCTGTGGGTTCCTACTCGGA CTCGGGAGACTCGATGATTTTTCATCCGTTTTGGGTGTTTTTGGTGTCAGGAGCGACCACTTG TGCCAAGctgttttctttcctctccttctGACTTCCCTGCTGTATGGAGGATCGTTTGTATCGAAGACATGGAAGTTGATTGCTTCTCGAAAAGAAAGCAGCAGAGAAAATTCTTGCAGCGGATTTGACATGTGTGTTCTGAGGTGTATGGATTGGATCACTGCTTATGCTCGGAATGTCATGGCTTGGCGTAACTATGTAGTG GCTCCATTTACTGAAGAGCTTGTTTTCAGGGCATGTATGATACCATTGCTTCTTTGTGGAGGGTTTGGAACTTCAAGTATCATTTTTCTGACTCCAGTTTTCTTCAGTTTAG cACATTTGAATCATTTTCTGGAGCTTTATTACCAGAGAAGATATAGATTTACAAAGGCTTTCCTAATCGTAG GTCTTCAGCTTGGCTATACTGTGATTTTTGGATGGTTTGCATCCTTTCTCTTCATTCGAACAG ATGTTATACAGTGTCCAGCACTTAACTATAGCACTGTCTGCAGGGAACTTAATATCTCCCATAGTTGCCCATGTATTTTGTAA